Genomic window (Mesorhizobium sp. M4B.F.Ca.ET.058.02.1.1):
ACGATGGCGCGGTTGCCGATTCTGAGCAACTCGTCGAGCACCAGCTTCGGATTGCGGGTCGCCTGCAGGGTCTGCGACAGGACGACGAAATCGAAGCCCTTGTCGGGATAGAATTCGAGATCCTTGTCGGCGTCGCCCTGGATGACCGAGAGGCCGCGCGCCACGCATTCGTTAACGCCGCGCTGCGACAGTTCCAGCCCACGGCCGTCGACCTGCTTGGTTTCCTGTAGTAATTCGAGCAGCAGCCCATCGCCGGAGCCGACATCGAGCACCCGTGACTGCGGCGGGATGAGATCGGCGACGACTTCAAGGTCGACGCGCTGGGCGCGGTTGACGCTCACAGGCTGGCCTCCCTTTTGGCGCATGATCCTGACTCGGAAAGTCTGCAACTTTCCGGGGTCATGCGCTCAGCCCCCTTGCCCGCGCGGCCGAGCCGATGAAGCCGTTGATGGCGGCGAACAGTTCCGGCTCATCGAGCAGGAAGGCGTCATGGCCGCGATCGGTCTCGATCTCGACGAAGGAGACGGAGGCGCCGGCAGCGTTCAGCGCATGCACGATCGAACGGCTTTCCTCGGTCGGGAACAGCCAATCGGAGGTGAAGGAGACCAGGCAGAAGCGCGTCTTGGTGCCGGCGAAGGCATCGGCCAGGCGACCACCGTGATCGGCGACGAGGTCGAAATAGTCCATCGCGCGGGTCAAATAGAGGTAGGTGTTGGCGTCGAAGCGGTCGACGAAGGTCATGCCCTGATGGCGCAGGTAGCTTTCGATCTGGAAGTCGGCGTCGAAACCGAAGGTCAGCGCCTCGCGATCCTGCAGGTTGCGGCCGAACTTGCGGTGCAGCGCCGCCTCCGAAAGGTAGGTGATATGGGCGGCCATGCGCGCCACCGCCAGCCCCTTCTCCGGACGCTTGCCGTATTCGAAATACTTGCCGCCATGCCATTCCGGATCGGCCATGACGGCTTGCCGGCCCACTTCGTGGAAGGCGATGTTCTGCGAGGAATGACGTGCCCCGGTGGCGATCGGCAGCGCCGAGAAGACGCGCTCGGGATAGCTCGCCGCCCATTCCAGCACCTGCATGCCGCCCATCGAGCCGCCAAGCACGCAAAACAGCTTCTCGATGCCGAAATGGTCGACCAGCATCAGCTGCGCCCGCACCATGTCGCGGATGGTGATGACCGGCAGGTCGAGGCCGTAGGGCTTGCCGGTGGCCGGATTGGTCGAAGCCGGGCCGGTCGAGCCGAGGCAGCCGCCCAGCACGTTGGAGCAGATGACGAAGAAGCGGTTGGTGTCGATGATCTTGCCGGGACCGATCAACACCTGCCACCAGCCCGGCTTGCCGGTCACCGGATTGGTGCTGGCGACATGCTGGTCGCCAGTCAGCGCGTGGCAGACCAGGATGGCGTTGGAGCGGGCGTCGTTCAGCGTGCCATAGGTCTGGTAGGCGATCTGAAACGGCGACAGCAGCGCGCCGGCATCGAGCTTGAGCGGCTTGTCGGCGCCGAAGCGCAACACCGGGCTCGACGGATTGTCGGCCTCGTTGCTGGTTTTTGCGGCGCGCAGAACGGCCATAACATCCTCTTACATTAGGCACCGTGGTTTCCGGAAACCGATTCCGGTTTCCGGACCAGGCGACTGTCCGGCCGGCGGCGGGCAACAAAAAACCGGCAATGCCTTCGCAAAGCCGGTTACAGGATGCAAACGGCCCTTTAGCGAATTGTTTAACGTGGCTGCAAGCCGACCGGCCAAATCACCACGGAACTGTCGCTGCTCTTCTAGGGCCAGCGCGGCTCGGCGTCAACGGTCGGGCTTTTCGCGCCCTTGCCGCCCTCTCGACATTCGCGGCCACGGCTTGTATTTCCGCTGCGGCCTTCGGTTGGAGGCATCCTCGACGGACTTTTGGACATGAACCAGACACCTGACAAGGCACGTCCGACGCCCCGCGCGGGCATCATGGACATCGAAGCCTATGTGCCCGGCAAGAGCACAGCGCCTGCCGGTGTCGCCAAGGTCCATAAACTGTCGTCGAACGAGAACCCGCTCGGCCCCTCGCCGAAGGCGATCGAGGCGGCGCGGGAGGTTGCCGCAAGGCTCGACGTCTATCCCGACGGCACCGCCAGGCGGCTGCGCGAGGCGATCGCCGAGGCGCACGGCCTCAACCCTGCGAACATCATCTGCTCCAACGGCTCCGACGAGATTCTCGGCCTGTTGGCGCAGACCTATCTTGCGTCCGGCGATGAAGCCATCATCACCGAGCACGCCTTCATGGTCTACAAGATCTACATCCAGTCGGCCGGCGCCACGCCGGTCACGGTGAAGGAGACCCATGAGCGCGCCGACATCGACGCGATCCTGGCAGCGGTGACGCCGCGGACCCGCATCATCTTCCTCGCCAATCCCAACAATCCGACCGGTACATACGTGCCGTTCCAGGAAGTGCGCCGGCTGCATGCCGGCCTGCCGAAGAACGTGCTCTTGGTGCTGGATGGGGCCTACGCCGAATATGTGCGCCGCAACGACTACGAGGCCGGCATCGAACTGGCGGGAAGCGCGGAGAACGTGGTGATGACCCGCACCTTCTCCAAAATCGGCCTTGGCGGCGCGCGCATCGGCTGGATGTATGGCCCCATGCACATCGTCGACGCGATCAACCGCGTGCGCGGCCCCTTCAACGTCAACGCAACGGCGATCGAGGCCGGCATCGCGGCGATCCGCGACCGCGCCCATGTCGAGCGCAGCGTGGCGCATAACGAAACCTGGCTCGCCTGGCTGAGCGACGAACTGACCAAGCTCGGGCTGCGCGTGACGCCGAGCGTCGGCAATTTCGTGCTGATCCACTTCCCCGAGGACGGCAAGCATTCGGCGGCGGCGGCGGACGACTATCTCACGGCGCGCGGCTACATATTGCGGCGGGTTTCCGGCTACGGCTTCCCCAACGCGCTGCGCATGAGCGTCGGCATCGAAGAAGCCAATCGCGGCGTGATTGCCGCCCTCACGACCTTCCTGAAAAGTTGAGCGCCATGGCACCTGTGATGTTCGAAAAGATCGCGCTGGTCGGCATCGGCCTGATCGGCTCGTCGCTGGCCCGCGTCATCCGCCGCGAGGGCCTGGCCCGCCATGTCGCCATCGCCACCCGCAGCCCCGCCACGCTGGCGCGGGCCGAGGAGCTCGGCCTCGGCGATTCCTACGCAACCGACGCCAGGCAAGCGGTGCGCGATGCCGATCTGGTTATCGTCTCGGTGCCGGTCGGCTCCTCCGGCGAAGTGGCGGAGGAGATCGCGCCGGCGCTGAAGAAGGGCGCCATCCTCACCGATGTCGGCTCGACCAAGGCTTCGGTCATCGCGCAGATGCAGCCTTATGTACCTGACGGCGTTCACTTCATTCCTGGCCATCCTCTGGCCGGCACCGAGAAGTCCGGACCGGACGCTGGCTTCGCCGACCTCTTCGACAACCGCTGGTGCATCTTCACGCCGGTGCCCGGCACCGATCCCGCGGCATTGGAAAGGCTTTCAGAGTTCTGGCGGCGCTGCGGCTCAAACATAGACACAATGGATCCGCAGCATCACGACATGACGCTGGCCATCGTCTCGCACCTGCCGCACATCATCGCCTACAACATCGTCGGGACCGCGGACGACCTGGAATCGGTGACCAAGACCGAAGTCATCAAGTACTCCGCCTCCGGTTTCCGCGACTTCACTCGCCTTGCCGCGTCCGACCCGACCATGTGGCGCGACGTCTGCCTGCACAACAAGGACGCTATCCTGGAAATGCTGGCGCGGTTTTCGGAGGACCTTGCTTCGCTGCAGCGGGCGATCCGCTGGGGCGACGGCGAGAAACTGTTCGACCTGTTCACGCGCACGCGCGCGGTCCGCCGCTCGATCATCGCGGCCGGCCAGGACATCGATGTGCCGGACTTCGGCCGCCAGGTCGTCGAGCATCCCGGCGCCAAGGGATAGGCGCGTCTAGAGCTTCTAATCGCCGGGTCAGTGGGCCGCCATCATGGCCAGCGTCTCTGCCCGGTCCGGGGCGCCGAGCCGGCCGCCGAAGCGCTGGCATTTGAGCGCCGCCGCAGCACTGGCAAAGCGCAAGGCCTGCTCGGGCGGCATAGCTTCCGCGAGGCCGACGGCAAAGGCGCCGTGAAACACATCGCCGGCCGCCAACGTATCGACCGCCTTGATCCTCGGCGCCGCGACATGGCGGACCGAGCCGGTGGAACGGTCGTGCCACCAGCTTCCCGCCGCGCCGCCGGTGACCGCGACAAAGGCGTCGGTACGGCTGGCAAGATCGGCGCAGGCGGTTTCCGGATCGAGCGCATGGCCGCAGACGATACGCGCCGCGGGTTCGGAAGCGACGATGTGCGTGGCCAGCGGCAACAACTGCTCCAGCACCTCCAGCGGCGCGGTATCGGCATCGAGGATCGCAGGCCGGCCATTGGCGCGCGCCGCGTTCAGGGCGAGCGCCGCGGCGCCCGGCCAGCGGACGTCGACCAGCACGGCGTCGAAGGCGGAGAGATCGGCGGGCAATTCAGCGGGGTCGGCCTGCGCCTTGCGGTCGTAGAACGGAACGATGATGCGCTCGCCATGCGCGTCAACGAGGATCGCGGCCAGCGCCGAGCGCGCGCCGGCCACACGTCGGACCAGGCTGCAATCGACGCCCTCGGCCTCGATCTCGGCAATCAGCTGGTCGCCGACGGCATCATCGCCCGCACTTGCCCAGAGCGAGACTTCGGCGCCGAGACGGCGGGCGGCGCAAGCGGCGCTGGTTGCCATGCCCGAGGCGATCTGGACGCCATCGGAAGCGATGAACTTGCCCTGATGCACGGGCAGCGTGTCGAGGCGAAGGATCGTGTCGAGGGTGAACGCGCCAACACTCAGGAGCTTGACCGGTTTATCCATCTGCTCGCAATCTCTTGTTGAGCATGATCTTGTCCGAAGACCTGTTTCCACCTTTTGCTGACGCGGGCCCTCGGTTCGGAACCATGCTCTAGTTGACCGGCTTGATCTTGCCGAGCGGGATGAAGCCGAGCGAGGCCTTGCCCTTGACGATCCTGAGCGGCATGGACGGTTCGTTACCGAGCATCGCCAGGCCGGCAAAGCCTTGCTCGATCTCGCTCTTGCGCTCGGGAATGGCGCCGCCAAGGATCGCCGCCACCGCCTTGGGATTCCTGAGCTTGATCGTCAGGTCGGCGTCGATCAGGCCGTCGGCATCGACCGATAGCGGCCCGGACACCGTTATCCGTGCTTCGCCAGACGACAGATCGAGCTTTGCGATGTCGACCGACTGGCCGCGCAGGCTCTTCGGCTGCGTCCTGATCAGCACGACACCGTTCTTCAGCGTCGCCTCGCCACTACCGTCGAGCGGCGGCAGCACGCGTCCGCCGATAGCATCGGCGTCGATCTCGAGATCGTTGAAACTGCCGGCATAGCCGATGTCCTGGCCATTCGGCTGCAATTGCCCGGCAGCCTTTCCGGCATAGAACAGTTCGACAGGATCACTGTTGTCAGCCGGATCGGTCTGGCCGGACAGGCCCTCGGCCTTCAGCGCGACGCGCCGGGGCAGCGGCCAGGAGAGCTTCGCATCCGCCCGCAGCTTGTCCCAGTCGATCCATAGCGGCGTCATCCCGGGCATGGAGGTCCTGAGCGGCCCGCGTAGATCAGCAACAGGCGACAGGGGCTGGTTGATCGCAGCCACGGCATTGAAGCTGCCGGTCGAGGCGGCGAGGTTCCTGGCATCGTCCTCATAGGCGAGCGTGTCGCAGGAAATGGCGAAACTGAGCGGATAGCCGCTGACGGTCAGGTTGGCGCAGCCGGCCTCGATGCCCTTGGCGTTGAGCGCGGCCACCGCCTTGTCGGCCTCGGCCCTGACGCGATCGGCGAGGTAGAACCAGCCGGCGCTGTAGATGGCGAACAGCACTGCAATGAAAGCGGCGAGCCAGAACAGCCGGCGGCGAAAGTTCGGCGGGCGCTGGTCAGTTGACGTCATGCTGGAGCTCTCATTGCCCCTGATATTGCGGGCGGACGGTTGTTACGCAACAAGCGGAAGACGGAAACACTGATTCCGGCGTGCGGTCGGGACTCACGCGATCAGGCTTGGCGATATGGGCGATTTTTGGGTTTTTGGCTATGGGTCGCTGATCTGGCGCCCTGGATTCGCGCATGTCGAGACGCGCCGCGCGCGCCTTTTCGGCTATCGGCGGTCGCTTTGTGTCTATTCCTTCGTGCACCGAGGCACGCGGCAGCGGCCGGGCCTGGTGCTCGGCCTCGACCGTGGCGGCTCCTGCATCGGGCTGGCGTTCCGCGTGCCCGGCGACCTGCGGGGCGAGGTTCTCGCCTATCTGCGCGAGCGCGAACTGGTGACCAGCGTTTATGTCGAACGCACGCTGGACATCCGGCTCGACGGGAACGGGACGGAGGCACGCAAGACGATCAAGGCGGTCGCCTACATCGTCGACCGCGCGCATGAGCAGTATGCCGGCGCGCTCGATGCGGCCCATGCGGCCGGCATCGTTGGCGGCGCAGCCGGCCAGTCCGGCAGGAACGAGGACTATGTGCTGAGCACGCTGGAGCACCTCAAGGCGCTCGGCATCCGCGACCACTGGCTGGAAGAGGTGGCGCGGCGGGTCGCGCCTTTGTGAAGCGCTGGCCTGCCGGAAAAG
Coding sequences:
- a CDS encoding DUF2125 domain-containing protein; this translates as MTSTDQRPPNFRRRLFWLAAFIAVLFAIYSAGWFYLADRVRAEADKAVAALNAKGIEAGCANLTVSGYPLSFAISCDTLAYEDDARNLAASTGSFNAVAAINQPLSPVADLRGPLRTSMPGMTPLWIDWDKLRADAKLSWPLPRRVALKAEGLSGQTDPADNSDPVELFYAGKAAGQLQPNGQDIGYAGSFNDLEIDADAIGGRVLPPLDGSGEATLKNGVVLIRTQPKSLRGQSVDIAKLDLSSGEARITVSGPLSVDADGLIDADLTIKLRNPKAVAAILGGAIPERKSEIEQGFAGLAMLGNEPSMPLRIVKGKASLGFIPLGKIKPVN
- a CDS encoding prephenate/arogenate dehydrogenase family protein, which produces MAPVMFEKIALVGIGLIGSSLARVIRREGLARHVAIATRSPATLARAEELGLGDSYATDARQAVRDADLVIVSVPVGSSGEVAEEIAPALKKGAILTDVGSTKASVIAQMQPYVPDGVHFIPGHPLAGTEKSGPDAGFADLFDNRWCIFTPVPGTDPAALERLSEFWRRCGSNIDTMDPQHHDMTLAIVSHLPHIIAYNIVGTADDLESVTKTEVIKYSASGFRDFTRLAASDPTMWRDVCLHNKDAILEMLARFSEDLASLQRAIRWGDGEKLFDLFTRTRAVRRSIIAAGQDIDVPDFGRQVVEHPGAKG
- the metW gene encoding methionine biosynthesis protein MetW, whose translation is MSVNRAQRVDLEVVADLIPPQSRVLDVGSGDGLLLELLQETKQVDGRGLELSQRGVNECVARGLSVIQGDADKDLEFYPDKGFDFVVLSQTLQATRNPKLVLDELLRIGNRAIVSFPNFGHWRVRLSLFVKGRMPVTKDLPYSWYDTPNIHFCTIRDFVNLCEELGATVEKATALDGNGQRIGLSMPWWFWNFFGQQAVFLLKR
- a CDS encoding gamma-glutamylcyclotransferase, with the protein product MGDFWVFGYGSLIWRPGFAHVETRRARLFGYRRSLCVYSFVHRGTRQRPGLVLGLDRGGSCIGLAFRVPGDLRGEVLAYLRERELVTSVYVERTLDIRLDGNGTEARKTIKAVAYIVDRAHEQYAGALDAAHAAGIVGGAAGQSGRNEDYVLSTLEHLKALGIRDHWLEEVARRVAPL
- a CDS encoding sugar kinase, whose protein sequence is MDKPVKLLSVGAFTLDTILRLDTLPVHQGKFIASDGVQIASGMATSAACAARRLGAEVSLWASAGDDAVGDQLIAEIEAEGVDCSLVRRVAGARSALAAILVDAHGERIIVPFYDRKAQADPAELPADLSAFDAVLVDVRWPGAAALALNAARANGRPAILDADTAPLEVLEQLLPLATHIVASEPAARIVCGHALDPETACADLASRTDAFVAVTGGAAGSWWHDRSTGSVRHVAAPRIKAVDTLAAGDVFHGAFAVGLAEAMPPEQALRFASAAAALKCQRFGGRLGAPDRAETLAMMAAH
- the hisC gene encoding histidinol-phosphate transaminase — protein: MNQTPDKARPTPRAGIMDIEAYVPGKSTAPAGVAKVHKLSSNENPLGPSPKAIEAAREVAARLDVYPDGTARRLREAIAEAHGLNPANIICSNGSDEILGLLAQTYLASGDEAIITEHAFMVYKIYIQSAGATPVTVKETHERADIDAILAAVTPRTRIIFLANPNNPTGTYVPFQEVRRLHAGLPKNVLLVLDGAYAEYVRRNDYEAGIELAGSAENVVMTRTFSKIGLGGARIGWMYGPMHIVDAINRVRGPFNVNATAIEAGIAAIRDRAHVERSVAHNETWLAWLSDELTKLGLRVTPSVGNFVLIHFPEDGKHSAAAADDYLTARGYILRRVSGYGFPNALRMSVGIEEANRGVIAALTTFLKS
- a CDS encoding homoserine O-acetyltransferase, whose protein sequence is MAVLRAAKTSNEADNPSSPVLRFGADKPLKLDAGALLSPFQIAYQTYGTLNDARSNAILVCHALTGDQHVASTNPVTGKPGWWQVLIGPGKIIDTNRFFVICSNVLGGCLGSTGPASTNPATGKPYGLDLPVITIRDMVRAQLMLVDHFGIEKLFCVLGGSMGGMQVLEWAASYPERVFSALPIATGARHSSQNIAFHEVGRQAVMADPEWHGGKYFEYGKRPEKGLAVARMAAHITYLSEAALHRKFGRNLQDREALTFGFDADFQIESYLRHQGMTFVDRFDANTYLYLTRAMDYFDLVADHGGRLADAFAGTKTRFCLVSFTSDWLFPTEESRSIVHALNAAGASVSFVEIETDRGHDAFLLDEPELFAAINGFIGSAARARGLSA